tgggctacagagccAGTCTGCAAAGAAAGAGAGCTAACAAGAGAGAAaccaagagggaggaagggaggaaggcaggcagaatgGGAGCTGGGATGGACAAGCTTGGGGTCTGATGGGACGCAGAGTCTGGACAGGAACAAGGGTGAAGCTCAGCTCACTGCCAGGAGATGTGAACACAGAAGCCCTCTGGGATGGTGAGCATTAGGAAGCAGGAGGTGGGTATGaactcagaggccagaggccagcatgcctggctacaggaacTCTGTTGGGGCAGCAGAGCTGGCAAGCAGTAGACCCACTGCCTTCTGTGCTGCAACCCAGCCCCACTGGGGAGGAGCAATGCTCAAGTGACCCCCAGGGACAGCACTAAAGCTATTGAGTGCCCCAAGATTGGGTCCAAGCAAGTAGCTGGCCCGAGAGAAGGCATCAGATGAGCAAGGATATGACAAGAGACattcagagaagaggaaagtcATGGTAGTGGCCTCTTACTATGCATGCAGCTGGGagtagagagtgtgtgtgtgtgtgggggggggcaaacAGAAGTTGAGGCAGCAAAAGTCGAGTGCTGATCCTTACCCATCCTGTACACGTGGCAAACATTGCAAGTCGACCACAGAGCTTTTCTTCCACCTTTAAGggattttaagataaatttaatTGTAGtggtaattttatttgtttaagaagaacactggggaggctggagagatggctcagtggttaagagcttctcttccgaaggtcctgagttcaaatcccagcaaccacagggtggctcacaaccattcgtaatgagatatgatgcctgcattctggtgtctgaagacagctgtagtatactcacatatactatttatttaaaataaataaataaaccttaaaaaaaaaaaaagatgaagagcGCTGAAGCTAGAGGAAACTCCTCCGGTCCCTTCATCCCTCCCCTGGAAGAAACTCTATTGAGAACCCAGTGAGTGCCACCTAGACCTTGCCAGTATCTATGGGCATtccataatagagtatcattccAGACCACAGAATTCTTTCCTGCCaagcccagcctcagcctcaggatCCTACTCAACAGAGAACACTGTGGTTGGTCACACCCCTCTGGGTTTCCTGGGTAGAGCTCCTTCACAAGTTAGCTGGTTCACACTGACTTTTGCTGGTGAGAAGTCCCAGCTCTGAAAGAGGCCCGATGACAAGGCAGTACTCGAGTGACCCTCACTCCCTGGACAAAACATCAACCCACTTTAGGATGAGAAATTGAGTTCAGAAATGAGCTGGCCCAGTCATGgatagggagggagaggtggTCCTCGGTGTGTTCAAAATAACCAATCTTTTGTGCTCATGGCCAGCAGGAGGGGCTTCTGTATATCTCTTGGTCTGTGTCAACCTTAGGTCCCATAAGGTATATCGGAACCTCCGATGTCCCAACTAGAGAGGCTCCATAGGAGCTGGGATGGATTTCAACCCAGGTCCCCTTGCCAGCCGATCtacttactctctctccctctccagcccctgctgagCCTGCACCCATGCCTTCTTCAGAAGCAGAGACCACTGAAGGAGCATCCACCTATGACCAAGCAGACATGGAGACCAAGCACGCGGGGCCCCCGTGTCCCCCAAAGCAGAAGTCATGGCTAGCTCGGCATTTCTCCCTGCTGTTGCGGAGAGATCGACAGGCCCAGAAGGCCGGGCAGCTCTTCTCAGGGCTCCTGGCTCTCAATGTGGTATTCCTGGGTGGGGCTTTTATCTGTAGCATGATCTTCAACAAGGTGGCTGTCACTCTGGGGGATGTGTGGATCCTGCTGGCCGTACTGAAGGTCCTCTCCCTGTTGTGGCTCCTCTACTACACAGTGGGTACCACCCGGAAGCCCCACGCAGTCCTGTACCGTGATCCCCACGCAGGACCCATCTGGGTGAGGGGTGAGTGAGTGTTGGGTGCTAGATGGGTGGagagggctggggaaggagacCCTGCCCACTGCACTGACATCTGCCGCCCTCTCTCCTGGCCAGGCTCCCTGGTGCTCTTCGGCAGCTGTACCGTCTGCCTGAACATATTTCGAATGGGCTACGACGTGAGCCACATTCACTGCAAGTCAGAAGTGGAACTCATCTTTCCGGCCATTGAGATTGTCTTTATGATTATCCAGGTGATGGGTCTCTCACGCCCCCACACCTCCAGGGACACACATACCACCCAGCCTATACTCAAACCAGCCACCACATAGGTGATGTCTCCATGCCCCGAGGTGTAGACACACATCAATCACAAGCCACCCCCTCCGTGtatccacacccacacacacttctCTGCACACATGCACCTCCACACATACCTGTCTCCTAGATGGAGACACTTATAAACACACTTGACTGTGTGTACCTGCATACACTTAAACCCAGCACCCCGATgtccctgcttctccctctgtTGAGTCTCTGCTGTGCTATAGGCATATCACCCTTACTCTGGCCAAGTAGataactcttcctcctcctcctcctcctcctcctcctccagcagtaGCAATTGAGTCCCTTTTCATAGCTGAGGGAGCTACAGCACAGAGATGTTTACCGCTGGCCTAATAccacacagtaaaagaaaatggccAAGCCAGGATTCCAACCCAGGTTTCCTTACAAGGTCTTCcaatgcaaacacaaacacacacacacaccacacaactgAGGTGTCCCCCTACATGCCACCACATCACTAGCACCTGGGCTCAAGGCCCTGTCTCTTTCAGACGTGGGTGCTCTGGAGACACTGTAAGGACTGTGTTCAGGTGCAGACCAACTTCACCAGGTAAGACAGCTCTCTGGATGGAGTCTCCTGGCATTCTCTGTTTCCACTGTTCTCCAATCTCCCCAGACAGGAGGAGCCTGAAGCTGTGGGTTAGTATGGGCTGCATTCCAAGTGACCCCTAAGGGCTCCTAGAATCCTGCCACCGCTTGGAGTCTGCCTCTGAGGCTGAGTGGTCACCCCGGTGGGAGCGGAGGGTGAGGATGGGTCCCTGGGAGCTATTGAGGCTGTGAGCAGACTGAAGCCCTTCCTCCAGGTGTGGACTCATGCTGACTCTGGCCACAAACCTGCTGATGTGGGTTTTGGCTGTGACCAATGACTCCATGCACCGTGAGATTGAGGCTGAGCTCGACGCTCTCATGGAGAAGTTCTCAGGTACAAAGGGGACCAGAATTTCCCCCAtcacatttctgtgtgtgtgcatgcacacatgcacgagCATGCGCGCACAGAATTATGAAGTTGTGAACACACTCAAGACCAGGTCACTGTTAAACAGAAATATGTGGGctgtggagatagctcagtctataaagtgcttgtcacacagagacctgagtttggCCCCTGGGAGCCCACATTTTAAAAGCTATGCAGAGCCAGACacggtagtgcacacctttagtcccggtgcttgggaggcagcggcaggcagatttGTGCGAGTCCAAGGTTAgtctacatggtaagttccaAGCTAGCTAGGGCAGACGGCCTGACAGATCaatctgggactcactggccagccagcctagcctaattgaACTGTGGGCTAGTGAGagactgactcaaaaaaacaaaacaaaccgaaCCATATACCTCCTAAAGGATGACACCCAGTTTTGggtgtcttctgatctctatttgtatgcgcgcgcgcacacacacacacacacacacacacacagttcccaTGTGACAGTTCTTCATGCTCCATCAGGGACTGGTACCTGTTGTACAATCCCTGCAGCCATGTTGctgtcagccagccagccactgaTCCTGGTTGAGTTGGCCACTGAGAAGTCTTTCAGGCATGCGTGCAACCCATGGTATTTGTATTTACTTGTAAGAGACTAAAAAGCCCTTGGGCTGAAAGAAGGGCTGTCCTAATGCAATCTTAGTATCTAAACGTacggggagggaggggaggcttgTGGGTAGAAAATGCTCCCTAGGTTATCCCATCCAGCCAATCCTGAACCTGTAGAGTCTACCCTTAAAGCAACATCCCATAAATCCACACGAGGAGCTTGCAGTCTGTGGGATTCAGCCACACCTTTGTGTCTGCTCCACCCACAGCTGGTTTTATGACCTGTGTGCACCAgctcacatgcattcacacacccTGGGCATGAATCATGGCATGCCTGTATGTGTGGCTATCCCTCACCTTCTGTGCAAAGAGGAGCTTTAGTCAGTGACATcatggatgtgtgtttgtgtgtgtgtgtgtgtatgtatgtcaagGGGTTGGAACAGAGTCTCTTTcatgttagacaagcactctaccactgagccacacccatgGCTTCAATTATTATTGCTGGATTCTAAAGGCTCAGTGGCCCATCAATTTAGCTAAAACAGTGAGCTGCTGGTTCAgtgggagagaccctgcctcaaaacattAGGTAGAGAAACAAGGAAGACAAACAAACATtgagccccccacacacacacacacgtgcatagggagtatgacacacacatgcacacatgcactcatacgcatgtgcacacgcatgtcaAATACACAATAGAGCTGTGTTActtagccaaggctgacctcaaatccCGATCCTTATCCCTTAgcttcccgagtgttgggattacaggtgtgagatATTATTTCAAGTTTAaattcttgtttgttgttttttgcaGTATAGGGGTTCAAACTCGGGGCCTTAAGTAAGTTCTTTACCACAGAACCACATTCCTAACCCCCTTAACTTTCTGAAATAGAGCTTAGctatgcagcccagactggccttgaacttgagatccttctACTCTGGACTCCCAAGTTGCAGattgtgtcaccatgcctggcaagtcTGTTAAGATTCTAATTTTcttagtcatttattttattcttagttATATGTCTttatgtgtgactatgtgtgtgagtgggggtctatgcacatgtgtgtgggtgtcttaTGAGgtaggagggcatcagatcccttagaactggagttacaggtggttgtgagcatctgatatggatgctgggacctgaacctgggtcctctgtagggGGGACCATAGAGCCACTTCTccaacctttcttcttcttcttcttcttcttcttcttcttcttcttcttcttcttcttcttcttcttcttcttcttcttcttcttcttcttcctcttcttcctcctcctcctcctcctcctcttcctcttcctcctcctcctcctcttcctcttcctcttcctcctcctccacctcctccccctcctcctcctcctctgcctcctaagaataagtgtcttagggtttcttttttattttaatttttgtattcaCTTAACATCATGATCACAGCCCCCCCAAGTTCTtttctatgttctttttaaaaaagatttatttattcatatgatATACatttgcacaccagaagagggcattggatcccatgggaCTACAGTtataaatggttatgagccaccaagtggatgatgggaattgaacccaggacgtctgcaagagcagccactgctcttacccactgagccacctctccagctccctagttttattgctgtgaagagacaccatgaccgaggcaacttttataaaggaaaacatgtaatcggggctggcttacagtttcagaggttcagtccattgtcatcatggggGGAAGCACGGCAGCACACGGgtagacgtggtgctggagaaggagctgagagttctacatcttgacccaaaggcagcagaaggggactgactgactgtgtgccacactaggTGTAGCTTGAGCAAAGAagactcaaagcccacccccaagtgacagacttcctccaacaaggccacaccacctaacAGAGCCACTCCCTATGGCAAAGCATTCAAGCACGTGACTCTATGGGGTCCATATCTATTTAAACCAGCACAATGACCTTGAGGTCCTTCATTCGCTTCCCAGTGGCGGCACTTagctccttccctctcccccgtTTTTCCTAGAACTGGATGTATAGCCCACCCAGACTGTGACTTGGATTCAGCTCAAGCATCCTGGCACCTATATGCCCTAACGACTCCATACACTCATCCAGGGGGCTGCCTTCTGATTACCCTAGTATGGGCTGCTGGGGTTGGTCGCTGCGTTCAGGTGTGGCAGCTGGGTTTCTTTTTGCAAATGTTGGGTTTGCTCTGCCAACCTAGCACTCTGTGGAGAAAATGTTTGACCTTAGCGACAGCATGGCTGAAATGCTTTATGGGAGTTCGACACCTAGAGTCTTTGAATCCCTTCGTAAAACAGGAATCACTTTATGATTCACAATCTCTATGTTCTGGCCTCAGAtgtttccacatctgtaaaatgaacaTCTGGCTGGGTCCTGTCCAAATCCAGTATGCTCCAGGAGTGGGTGAGAGTGACTGGGGCCACTAAGTTCTTCGGTGCAGGACCTGCCTGAGATGCTGTCTTTTCCTGCCCTATCTCCTCTCAGGTAATGGGACCAACACTTGCATGTGCCTCAACACCACAGTGTGCGAGGTCTTCCGGAAGGGCTATCTGATGCTCTACCCCTTCAGCACTGAATACTGCCTcatctgctgtgctgtgctcttCGTCATGTGGAAGAACGTGAACCGCAGCCTGGCAGCCCACACAGGTGCCCATCCCAACAGATCACCCTTCCGCCTGCACGGGACCATCTTTGGGCCACTGCTGGGCCTTTTGGCACTGGTGGCTGGCGTATGTGTCTTTGTGCTCTTCCAAATCGAAGCGAGTGGCCCTGACATAGCCCGCCAGTACTTCACCCTCTACTATGCATTCTATGTGGCTGTGCTGCCCACCATGAGCCTGGCGTGCCTGGCAGGTACAGCCATCCATGGGCTGGAGGAGCGCGAACTGGACACACTCAAAAACCCCACACGCAGCCTGGATGTGGTGCTGTTGATGGGCGCTGCACTGGGCCAGATGGGCATCGCCTACTTCTCCATCGTGGCTATCGTGGCCACCCAGCCGCACGAGCTACTCAACCAGCTCATCCTGGCCTACTCACTACTGCTAATCCT
This sequence is a window from Mus pahari chromosome 14, PAHARI_EIJ_v1.1, whole genome shotgun sequence. Protein-coding genes within it:
- the Otop3 gene encoding proton channel OTOP3 isoform X1; translated protein: MASQTSAPAEPAPMPSSEAETTEGASTYDQADMETKHAGPPCPPKQKSWLARHFSLLLRRDRQAQKAGQLFSGLLALNVVFLGGAFICSMIFNKVAVTLGDVWILLAVLKVLSLLWLLYYTVGTTRKPHAVLYRDPHAGPIWVRGSLVLFGSCTVCLNIFRMGYDVSHIHCKSEVELIFPAIEIVFMIIQTWVLWRHCKDCVQVQTNFTRCGLMLTLATNLLMWVLAVTNDSMHREIEAELDALMEKFSVLRCRTCLRCCLFLPYLLSGNGTNTCMCLNTTVCEVFRKGYLMLYPFSTEYCLICCAVLFVMWKNVNRSLAAHTGAHPNRSPFRLHGTIFGPLLGLLALVAGVCVFVLFQIEASGPDIARQYFTLYYAFYVAVLPTMSLACLAGTAIHGLEERELDTLKNPTRSLDVVLLMGAALGQMGIAYFSIVAIVATQPHELLNQLILAYSLLLILQHITQNLFIIEGLHRRPLWEPVVSGVMEKQDVELPRRGSLRELGQDLRRASRAYIHSFSHLNWKRRMLKEISLFLILCNITLWMMPAFGIHPEFENGLEKDFYGYKTWFTIVNFGLPLGVFYRMHSVGGLVEVYLGA
- the Otop3 gene encoding proton channel OTOP3 isoform X2 — its product is MASQTSAPAEPAPMPSSEAETTEGASTYDQADMETKHAGPPCPPKQKSWLARHFSLLLRRDRQAQKAGQLFSGLLALNVVFLGGAFICSMIFNKVAVTLGDVWILLAVLKVLSLLWLLYYTVGTTRKPHAVLYRDPHAGPIWVRGSLVLFGSCTVCLNIFRMGYDVSHIHCKSEVELIFPAIEIVFMIIQTWVLWRHCKDCVQVQTNFTRCGLMLTLATNLLMWVLAVTNDSMHREIEAELDALMEKFSGNGTNTCMCLNTTVCEVFRKGYLMLYPFSTEYCLICCAVLFVMWKNVNRSLAAHTGAHPNRSPFRLHGTIFGPLLGLLALVAGVCVFVLFQIEASGPDIARQYFTLYYAFYVAVLPTMSLACLAGTAIHGLEERELDTLKNPTRSLDVVLLMGAALGQMGIAYFSIVAIVATQPHELLNQLILAYSLLLILQHITQNLFIIEGLHRRPLWEPVVSGVMEKQDVELPRRGSLRELGQDLRRASRAYIHSFSHLNWKRRMLKEISLFLILCNITLWMMPAFGIHPEFENGLEKDFYGYKTWFTIVNFGLPLGVFYRMHSVGGLVEVYLGA